The following nucleotide sequence is from Oxalobacteraceae sp. CFBP 8761.
CAGAATTCGGTGGCAGGGGCGGAGGGAATCGAACCCGCGACCTTCGGTTTTGGAGACCGACGCTCTGCCAATTGAGCTACACCCCTACGAAAACTTCCAGCTGAATCCAGCATTATACAGCAAGCGCGCGCTCACTGACAATGCTGTTCGAGGGAAACGGAAATGACTTCCGCTTCCCTCTGCTCTGCTTAGTTAGGCAGAATCTTTGCTACCACGCCGGCGCCGACAGTACGGCCGCCTTCGCGGATTGCGAAACGCAGACCTTCTTCCATCGCGATCGGGTTGATCAGCTTGACGGTGATCGACACGTTGTCGCCTGGCATGACCATTTCTTTGTCTGCTGGCAGCTCGATCGAACCGGTCACGTCAGTCGTACGGAAGTAGAACTGTGGACGATAGTTGTTGAAGAACGGAGTGTGACGACCGCCTTCGTCTTTCGACAGAACGTAGATCTCGCCGGTGAAGTGGTTGTGCGGCTTGATCGAACCTGGCTTCGCCAGAACTTGACCACGCTGGACATCTTCACGCTTGGTACCGCGCAGCAGCAGGCCGACGTTGTCGCCAGCTTGACCCTGGTCCAGCAGCTTGCGGAACATTTCCACGCCGGTGCAAGTGGTCTTGACGGTGTCGATGATGCCGACGATTTCGATTTCTTCGCCGACTTTGACAACGCCGCGCTCGACACGACCGGTCACAACGGTACCGCGACCCGAGATCGAGAACACGTCTTCCACTGGCATCAGGAACGCGCCATCAACAGCGCGCTCTGGCGTTGGGATGTAGGTGTCCAGTGCTTCGGCCAGACGGGTGATGCATTCTTCACCCATTTCGCCCGGCTTGCCTTCGAGGGCCATACGTGCCGAACCCTTGATGATTGGGACGTCGTCGCCTGGGAACTCGTACTTCGACAGAAGCTCACG
It contains:
- the tuf gene encoding elongation factor Tu (EF-Tu; promotes GTP-dependent binding of aminoacyl-tRNA to the A-site of ribosomes during protein biosynthesis; when the tRNA anticodon matches the mRNA codon, GTP hydrolysis results; the inactive EF-Tu-GDP leaves the ribosome and release of GDP is promoted by elongation factor Ts; many prokaryotes have two copies of the gene encoding EF-Tu), whose protein sequence is RELLSKYEFPGDDVPIIKGSARMALEGKPGEMGEECITRLAEALDTYIPTPERAVDGAFLMPVEDVFSISGRGTVVTGRVERGVVKVGEEIEIVGIIDTVKTTCTGVEMFRKLLDQGQAGDNVGLLLRGTKREDVQRGQVLAKPGSIKPHNHFTGEIYVLSKDEGGRHTPFFNNYRPQFYFRTTDVTGSIELPADKEMVMPGDNVSITVKLINPIAMEEGLRFAIREGGRTVGAGVVAKILPN